Below is a window of Enterococcus gilvus ATCC BAA-350 DNA.
AAATCCAAAAACATTGAAGCTGATCAAAGAATATCTCTTTGAATCAGTAAAATAACGAATTAGGATTGACATTCAAGGGTAGTTTTTCTATAATAGCAATTGTTGCAAAACTACTGTCACAGTAGCTCAGCTGGATAGAGCATCCGCCTTCTAAGCGGACGGTCGGGGGTTCGAATCCCTCCTGTGATGTATTCAAGCCTCTAGGAACGCTGATTCCTAGAGGCTTTTTGTTTTGCCATGTGCCAAAATTGAGCCAAAAGACTTCTATGTATTTCTTTTTATTATTTATGTTTGATTCCTATTTTTCTCTAAGTAGTGATACAATATTTATAACAATAAATACTCATAAGAAAGAAGGGGAAACTTTGAAAAAGATTGTTGGTATTTTATCACTATTACTACTAACCGTAATAGTTACAGCGTGTGGAAACAATGTTACAACTAAAGATTTGAAAGCGCATGATTGGCAAATGGATATGGAAGAAAATAAAGAAGATATAAATTTTAAGGTGTCCTTTAGCGATCATGTAATGACATGGGCCCCAGACATGTCTACTATGAAAAGTGAAGCATCTGATGAATGGGAAAAGATGGGAGAAGATTTAGGAAAGCAAATAGCTGGAGAAATAAAATATAAAGTCGAGTACGAGTTGAAAGGAAAAACAATCCATCTTAAAGAAGCTGATTTAAAATTGGATGATGATTATACTATCCAGAGAGACGGTAAGGATATTGTACTTACTCCGGATAAAAAAGATGCGAAAAAATTAGTTTTAATTCCTTATTCAAATAAAACTTCTAAGACAAAATCATCCAGCACAAAACCAACGTCTGAAAAGAAAAAGTCTGTAGACTTGAATCGTGTCATTGATAAGTTTAAAAAAGACGGACTAGAAGTAAATGAACCAAGAAAAATGACTAAAGATGATTACGGAATGGCTCCTCTGAAAGCAAAAGAAGGATTAGTATTCGGTGTGCAGATGGGTTCTGATGGGGAATATCAAAATGCTAGGATTTTTTCATTTGAATCAGAAAGCGATCTTAAGGATACGCAGAGTTATTACGATGACCTTGGAAAGGCATCCTCAGCCACCTTTTCTTATACAGCTGCTGATAAAGACAAGCTAGTTTTGATGCAGTTTAATGGAGATTTGCCTATAGAGGTTGTAGATAAATATGTAAATAATGCGGATCTTACTTTAACACCAGTAAGTTTCGATACAGATTCTTCAGATTCTCAAGATATGCAAGATGAGAGCATAAACAGTTCTTCTGTTGAGACGGAACCCGAGCAGCAACTGACGCCTCAACAACAGCCGGCTCAGCAACAATCAGAACAACCAAGCCAGCAAGCAGATACTCAACAGGCAACACCTAGTGAAGATTCACAAAGCGAAGCAAATGCTCAGTACGGAACAGCTCAAGCTGGCGAAGGACCTCGTCAGATTGCCGGGCGATATGGTATGAGTGTTGATGAATTTTTAGAAATGAATGGCATGAACCAAGATAATTTTTACTTTAACCCTGGACAAGAAGTCAGAGTCAAATAATACAAAAAAACACCCTCCACAACCAATTAAGGCTGTAGAGGGTTTATTTTATGTACCCTGTAGGACTCGAACCTACGACCGGACGGTTATGAGCCGTCTGCTCTAACCAACTGAGCTAAGGGTACTAAATAGACTGGTGGAAAGTTAGGGATTCCCACCAGCCTATAAACAGAATTGTTAGCAATTACACTAACGTAGTTAATTATATCAAACACTTTTTTTGTGTCAAATTGAGTAAAATTGTTCTTGCGCTAACGAGTGAACAAGAACCACAACGATACTTACTTATAAGAGTTCCTACTACGGATATGACTGGTATAATTCAAATTAACTTCAAAATAAATTATAAAAAAGGATCATATGAGTTTTCTCCAAATATGAGAAATGGCCATGAAGATAAAGTCGTTCTTAAAGTAAAAAAAACTTTAACAAGCTTTATTAATAAATAATCATTTTCTTGATAGATACAAAAAAAACAATCCTAGAGCAATCAATACTACTCCTAGTATAAATGTTTTAATAAATTCAACATTAGTTAACACGCCAATAAAAATCTGCTTCATAATTAATTACCTTTTAACTCCCTTTGCTATTTCGCAAAGGGAGTTCTTTCTTTTATTTAATATCGTGGTACCAGCGCGTTTCATAAAAGTCTTGGAAACCTCCACTAGTATTACCTTTAGCGTCATTTGTTGCACGAGTCATAATAATTACTGACTTGCCACTAAACTGTTTCGCATTAAAGTTCACATCGTAGCCAACACTTCCAGTTGTACGATAGGCTGCGTTTACATCTGGTCTAGCAATTCCAGGTGCTTTTTGGCGTGCTAACTCTTTGCCAGTGGTCCGATCAATAATAAATACATATTGATACTTATAATTAGCGATATGCCAACCACGAGCCTTCAAGGTGTTTCCGATTCTCCCCCATTGATCAACATGAGCATGGTTGCCTTTGCCATCATTCATTACGGAATATCCAGATCCTGCGGTAGTTGGATCTACAGGTTTACTTGGTGTCGGTGCAGGTTTGTTTTCATTTGATTCAAATCCATACTTCACATCATGCGCAAATTGCGCTTGAGACACACCTTGACTTGCTAAGTAACCGTATGGGTCCGTATGGTCGCCCCACCAGTTCGTAGAAATGTATTGGTGACTAATGACCCCTTTGCCGCCTACTGGACTATCTACAGTAAGAGGGATGTTGAACCGTTTCGCACTGTCGCGGATTAATTCAATGTAAACCTTATAATTCTGCTTAAAGAGTGCAGGATTAGGCGTTGCCTGCAATTCGATTTGTACTGGAGAATTGGAATTAGCATACGAACCCCCTCCGTACTGCACATAACCTGGTTCACCTACTTGATAAACAATGCCATCACCAACGATATAAGCAGTATAGGCATTTGCCCAATTTCGTTTCATGAAGGTCGCTTCGTTACGACCTGTTGCATTTGGATTTGCCGTATCATGGGCGACAATGTAATTTGGATTTGCTCGAATTGAACTCCCCTCACCAGGGCCTAAATTAAATTCGTTGTTGATGGTATATGCAAAACCTGTTGTCGGCAATAAAAAAAGAGCCATTAAAAGGCTCAATAAAGTAATTTTCTTTTTCATTTTAGTCCTCCTTATGATCGTGATTATCCCGAATTTGTAAAAAAGCATCTTTAATTTGATCTGGAAAATTAATGAACACTGAAATGTTTTCTAAGAAGCTAATGCCTTCATTCGCCAAATAGAACATGATAACAATTTCGCGAAGCGGGATTGAACTACCGATCACTTTTTCTACTTCCACCGCTACTGCAATAACTACAAAGATCAACACCTTGCGAATCAATCCAATAAAGCCGATTCTGCTGCTGATCTCTTTCAAATTCCATGCTTTTAATAATCCAGTTAAGTAATCCACAATTACCAAATATACCAACGCGTGCAAAATTGCATCCATCCCTCCAAGCCAACTAACGACAACACCACCCAACACCCCTGTTACAATAGATGCTGCATTTAAATATTTTTCCAAATTATTCACTCCTTTCAAAATAGAAAACGACCGGCTAAAAAGCCGATCGCTCCAACTACTACATATCTAGTTATTTTGTTTCTTCTTGCTTTTTTGCATCATTCACGATTTCAGTCACTTGATCTAAAATTGATGCAGGTACTGTTTCAATTTTGCGCTTTCCATCAATTACGTGAGTTGCGTAAAGCATAGCTAATGCTGAATACATATCACTCTCCTCCTTTCATTGCAGCGGTAGCAGATAAAACCATATCCGCTAATTCTAAAAGAGCTTCATCAGACATATCTACACGCTGACGAAGCTCTTCATTTTCTGCTTTTAATTTTTCCAACTCTGTAAGACCATTCAGTTCCTCGATTTGTTGTTTGTATTTTTCTTCATCAAGCAATGCCTTGCCGTTTTCTACCTTCACACAACCAATTAGACCGAATAATTGTTCTTCCGTGTCTATCTCGATGTACGAGTCATTCTCCACATTTGACCAAGAATCCACATAATCGTTATTAATTTCTACAAATGCTTTCATTCTTTCCCCTCCAATTACATTACTACGATACGACGCAAGCACATATTTCGACGATCGTTTTTCTCATTTTCAGCATGTCCGACGATCGTTGTTTTATTGATTGTGAATGTTTTTGAGGTGTTTACTAAAGGAGCATCTTGAGAAATTGTATAAATTGTCTCTAACACCGCTTTCGGATAGAAGATTGTTGTTTGTCCATACCCTAGCCGTATCCCACCCTCCGGATTATAACGCTCAAAAATAAGTGCTATACCCGTTGTCAGATCTGTTTGAGAGTATGAGTGACTATGATTATCTGTAAAATACTGCTGACCATCAAAAATGACTTTTCCATTCGAAACCATTTTTTCCAATGATAAAAAATTTTCTTGAATAGCTTCAGCACCATTTTGCATTCCACGATAAATTTGTTTTAATGCCATTTGCTATGTTCCTCCTCATTTCTTTTTTAACTCTACTGTATAATCTTTGTTAATAAGTAACTCTAATTTATCAGGTACTTTATCAAAATCTGTTTTGTCGTTATTTACATAGGCCTTGGTTATATTTGCTTCTGGCATAGTAAATTGAAGTGTTTTATTTCCTTCAATAATCAACAATGTATGCTTATCATAAATAATGAATGATCCATTTAGAGCATAATAAAGCGGCATTTCTACATGAGTTTTCTTTCGATCAAAGCTAAGTTGAGAGGGAACATTACAGATCGTTCCTCCACCAAATTTACCAGAAGAATCCAAACCACCTAATTCGGTCCCTAGCGCATCCTGATAATAAGTTACTTTTACTTCGGGTTGATACTCAGAATCATGTTCAATCGTGACCTTATTTCCGACTGCAATATGTTTATATACAATCAAATCTAGTTGATACTTTATCTTTTGATAAATATATTCTAAATCTGCAATTAATCTATCTTTGATGGATTCATGACGAACTCCTTGCAAATCGACACGTGCATCCATAAGTTCAGCTAACATCACACCGCCTGGATCGATGGATCTAAGAATATCTTTTATTGATTCGAACCACATCAGATAATCTGATTCTTGACCTTCACGCCAAGCCTCAAAAGTATCTTGTTGATGCTTTCGCCATTCTTCGAATTCTTTTTTACGAGCATTCATCCAGTCAGTAAAATCACCTTTGTTTGCATTCAAAAAGGCCACCATGTCTGCGATTAGGTCCTCAACCGTCTGCCAATAAGAACCCATTTCACCAGGAGTCTTACTAACCGCACGAACAACAAAATAGGAGAAATCTTGTGTGGTTCCGATCACGTCTTCACCTTGGTAAAATACAATATTTGCCGTTTGACGATGTAGTGCCTGCATTGAATATTCATCAAATGTATATTGGATTTTGCCATTTTTTGCATCAATTATTTTTACAGCTCTCTGAATCGCTGAACCATTGGTTAAGAGAGCTTCTAAATACGCTTTACATCGTGATAAATCGACTGGTAATCCCTTCTGAGTAACAATGGCTTCCATCGTTTCGGAATTCTTGTTTCCTTGTCGGACTTGAATCATGCCAACATAGTTATAAGGCTCTGTCGTACTTAGCGTGACATTCCATTTAGCCATTAATTAATCACATCCTTTCTATTCGTCCATTGGCGCTTGGCCATGAATAAAGTCTGTTGGTTCTCCACTAAAGTCTTGTGGAATAATCATCGAGGCAATTGTTTCGCGTCCCATATATTCACGATCATATTCAGCGACAAACTCACCTAGTTCTCCTTTTTGTTCATAGGTTTGAATCATTCCGTTTTCTAGTCCCCTGATTACAGCACAGTGCCCATATTCTTCATGAGTAGTAAAACTATCACTGATCTGAACGCCTCTTTCAAAACAAAGAATAGAGCCAACTTTTAAATCCTCATACTGCGGATTCATAATTACTGACCAACCAAATTCATGCCACTTGTAGGCAATTCCTATGTCTGATGCTGAATAGATCAACTCATCGTTTACGGGATCGAGTTGATCATAATACGTTCCTGCACCTAAATCAGGCCCACACATAATTCCACTAAACTCAGCAGCTACTGCATAGCATTGATAGTTACCGATTGATGAATTAATCTTGCTCTTCAAATGATTTAACCCTTTATCATAAATAGCCATTACTTTCCTCCTATTTTACAGCCCTAGCTAGACACCGATCTCCGCCTAAAAGAGAACCAAATGAGTAACCAATCGTTGAGGCGTTCACACCGCTAAAACGACTATCTCCTCCCATCTGAATGATTTGGGTATCGTTTCCACGATAGTTCTCTAATAAAATAGCCGTGTGTCCATTCGCCCCGGCACCTCCACCGACGTTATAAATCACAACATCACCAGCTCGTGCCTCATTCTCATTAATTTCTCGGAACCAATTATGAGTGCTTCTAGCATCACCGGCCATACTTCCTGTATACCATTGCATGTTTGCAGGCACTCGATAGCCGGCCTTAGCAAGAACTAGCCAAACGTAGCCAGAACAGTCAGTAACACCGTTTCGGTCTGGATTAGCCACTGAACCGATGTATGCTTCACCATGGATTAGTTGATAAGTGAAATAACCTAATAAGCTTTTCGCGATCGATACAATATCGCTGTTTGCTTGTGGTATTTTCAAGTCTTTGAACTTGTTGTACCAATAGACCGCATATCCTTGTCTATCAGGATGTGAATCTCTTGGTCGCTCGAAATTCTTTTCAAACACAAAAGCCGCTTGACTAGGATCAGTCATGGCTTTAAAACCTGCAACAGTAGTTGGAGCTACCGCGCCTATCCATTGACCATTTGAGTTGGCCCAATCAACTAATCTCATTTGAGGTGCCATTTCACGATAGTTCCCAGCAATTCCAGACACCCTGAATAAACTTTGAACGTATTCACGTCCGTTACTCGTTGCTGACACACCCGCAATAGGATACGCGGAGCCATCAAACTGAATAGCACCATATGCTGGGCCACCAATTTGATCAATATCAGGGTTCATGCTAGGTCCTGCTTCACCGTTAATATTCCCTAGAATACCGGCTGCTGCTGCAGGGGAATATCCTAGACTTAGTAACGTCACCCAAGCTTGCCACGCAAACTTCTCAGCACTTGTTTGCACTTCGGCTGGATATTGTCCATTCCAACCATTTGCTTGACCGCCAGGCGATCCGCTAGAACCTCCGCCTTGTCCTGGGAAGACTTCACGACCACTTAGAGTCAGCTTTCCTTTAATATCAACATCTTTGTAAATTTGTACTTTACCTTGGATATTCATATCTCCAAAATGAATCGTTGTCCCGTTTGACAGCATGACAAAGCCCTTATCCTTGTTAGGGGATATCAGGATATACTTCCCATTCCCTTCCGTTCGAATAACGAGCGCATTATCTGGAATTGGTGTCGGTGTTGACGCATTCGGAAAAGGGTTTCCCGTTGAATCAGTCGTACCAATCGTTCCAATTTCTTTATTGCCACTCCAGA
It encodes the following:
- a CDS encoding LysM peptidoglycan-binding domain-containing protein, with the translated sequence MYFFLLFMFDSYFSLSSDTIFITINTHKKEGETLKKIVGILSLLLLTVIVTACGNNVTTKDLKAHDWQMDMEENKEDINFKVSFSDHVMTWAPDMSTMKSEASDEWEKMGEDLGKQIAGEIKYKVEYELKGKTIHLKEADLKLDDDYTIQRDGKDIVLTPDKKDAKKLVLIPYSNKTSKTKSSSTKPTSEKKKSVDLNRVIDKFKKDGLEVNEPRKMTKDDYGMAPLKAKEGLVFGVQMGSDGEYQNARIFSFESESDLKDTQSYYDDLGKASSATFSYTAADKDKLVLMQFNGDLPIEVVDKYVNNADLTLTPVSFDTDSSDSQDMQDESINSSSVETEPEQQLTPQQQPAQQQSEQPSQQADTQQATPSEDSQSEANAQYGTAQAGEGPRQIAGRYGMSVDEFLEMNGMNQDNFYFNPGQEVRVK
- a CDS encoding N-acetylmuramoyl-L-alanine amidase, with protein sequence MKKKITLLSLLMALFLLPTTGFAYTINNEFNLGPGEGSSIRANPNYIVAHDTANPNATGRNEATFMKRNWANAYTAYIVGDGIVYQVGEPGYVQYGGGSYANSNSPVQIELQATPNPALFKQNYKVYIELIRDSAKRFNIPLTVDSPVGGKGVISHQYISTNWWGDHTDPYGYLASQGVSQAQFAHDVKYGFESNENKPAPTPSKPVDPTTAGSGYSVMNDGKGNHAHVDQWGRIGNTLKARGWHIANYKYQYVFIIDRTTGKELARQKAPGIARPDVNAAYRTTGSVGYDVNFNAKQFSGKSVIIMTRATNDAKGNTSGGFQDFYETRWYHDIK
- a CDS encoding phage holin family protein; amino-acid sequence: MEKYLNAASIVTGVLGGVVVSWLGGMDAILHALVYLVIVDYLTGLLKAWNLKEISSRIGFIGLIRKVLIFVVIAVAVEVEKVIGSSIPLREIVIMFYLANEGISFLENISVFINFPDQIKDAFLQIRDNHDHKED
- a CDS encoding CD1375 family protein, with the protein product MYSALAMLYATHVIDGKRKIETVPASILDQVTEIVNDAKKQEETK
- a CDS encoding BppU family phage baseplate upper protein, producing MAKWNVTLSTTEPYNYVGMIQVRQGNKNSETMEAIVTQKGLPVDLSRCKAYLEALLTNGSAIQRAVKIIDAKNGKIQYTFDEYSMQALHRQTANIVFYQGEDVIGTTQDFSYFVVRAVSKTPGEMGSYWQTVEDLIADMVAFLNANKGDFTDWMNARKKEFEEWRKHQQDTFEAWREGQESDYLMWFESIKDILRSIDPGGVMLAELMDARVDLQGVRHESIKDRLIADLEYIYQKIKYQLDLIVYKHIAVGNKVTIEHDSEYQPEVKVTYYQDALGTELGGLDSSGKFGGGTICNVPSQLSFDRKKTHVEMPLYYALNGSFIIYDKHTLLIIEGNKTLQFTMPEANITKAYVNNDKTDFDKVPDKLELLINKDYTVELKKK
- a CDS encoding CHAP domain-containing protein gives rise to the protein MAIYDKGLNHLKSKINSSIGNYQCYAVAAEFSGIMCGPDLGAGTYYDQLDPVNDELIYSASDIGIAYKWHEFGWSVIMNPQYEDLKVGSILCFERGVQISDSFTTHEEYGHCAVIRGLENGMIQTYEQKGELGEFVAEYDREYMGRETIASMIIPQDFSGEPTDFIHGQAPMDE